One window of Xylocopa sonorina isolate GNS202 chromosome 9, iyXylSono1_principal, whole genome shotgun sequence genomic DNA carries:
- the Rbpn-5 gene encoding rab GTPase-binding effector protein rabaptin-5 isoform X2, with protein MENHTQDNTISMNGSEDLQEKINSLESENIKMREEFNVQRAKMKELFLQKEEELKKRLQDNTSLQKENAKLKNELDEAKSQLVVADLKIQNDILIEKRKAQEEIASLQRVIHETVEESSCSRKQLDAEVGKLKMTLSKLQEENALLKSQLPKDPPLDGPQISLSAVTKTIARKVVSQLGADALSLAPDNLEESMRKAQEDAEVLRSLVVPLEEEIKALKEKLRATDDELQKCKEAQLPKKPQEVGTSEPTCDMCANYEAQLVKMQAAAKDLEKQLLDSERMLQVQKEDLAKEVDFRKEMEEKWNEKKEEHKIKVAELTTTSQTLQQTLTDLKKTFEQVLRNVKDELVKLTRGREEVQRHLVALQKENENLVGKHSKHSQQLQSESINMPNNVEELHVSLLKMREDLITAKVAQEVAQEKEGTLRYEVTLLQEQMEQGSRLRDQEILVLKNEISGLRMQLDKYIRDNRSLAEREEKLERLEKHLDAVLKENKEAELKVAELRQRVTSLQQELDTSEAVQKDFVRLSQSLQVQLERIRQAGSEVRWQHEEDVEECPSCHTAFTVTRKKMHCRHCGHIFCQSCLSHVVKSGPKQRPSRVCDVCHTLLVQDTAPYFSQEPPHTPD; from the exons ATGGAAAACCATACGCAGGATAATACGATCAGCATGAACGGAAGCG AGGATCTGCAGGAAAAGATAAATAGCCTGGAGTCGGAGAATATTAAGATGCGCGAGGAGTTCAATGTCCAGAGAGCCAAAATGAAGGAACTGTTTCTCCAGAAAGAAG AAGAGCTGAAGAAAAGATTACAGGATAATACGAGTTTACAAAAGGAGAACGCCAAGTTAAAGAATGAGTTGGATGAGGCGAAGAGTCAACTGGTCGTTGCGGATTTAAAGATACAAAATGATATACTTATCGAGAAGAGAAAGGCGCAGGAAGAAATAGCATCCTTGCAAAGGGTTATACACGAAACAGTGGAGGAGTCTTCGTGTTCTCGCAAGCAATTAGACGCAGAGGTGGGAAAACTGAAGATGACTCTGTCCAAGTTACAGGAGGAGAACGCGTTGTTAAAATCACAGCTACCGAAAGATCCGCCTTTAGATGGTCCGCAGATATCTCTTTCAGCAGTAACAAAAACGATAGCCAGAAAAGTTGTTTCGCAGCTAGGCGCCGACGCTTTGTCTTTAGCTCCTGATAATCTCGAGGAGAGCATGAGGAAG GCACAGGAAGATGCGGAAGTTTTACGTTCGCTGGTAGTGCCGCTTGAGGAAGAGATAAAAGCATTGAAGGAGAAACTGAGAGCGACTGATGACGAATTACAGAAATGTAAAGAGGCACAGTTGCCGAAAAAACCGCAGGAAGTGGGCACCTCTGAACCAACATGTGATATGTGCGCAAATTATGAAGCACAATTAGTTAAAATGCAGGCAGCTGCTAAAGATTTAGAGAAGCAGCTATTAGACTCCGAGCGGATGTTGCAAGTGCAGAAAGAGGATTTAGCTAAGGAGGTAGACTTTCGTAAAGAAATGGAGGAGAAGTGGAACGAGAAGAAAGAGGAGCATAAAATCAAAGTCGCAGAGCTCACTACTACTTCGCAAACGTTGCAACAAACATTGACTGATCTGAAAAAAACCTTCGAGCAAGTTCTAAGGAATGTGAAAGACGAACTTGTGAAATTAACGCGAGGCCGCGAAGAAGTACAAAGGCACCTTGTCGC ACTGCAAAAGGAAAATGAGAATCTTGTCGGTAAACATAGTAAGCACTCCCAGCAACTACAGAGTGAAAGTATCAATATGCCGAACAATGTTGAGGAATTGCACGTTAGCCTTTTAAAAATGCGAGAAGACTTGATTACCGCTAAGGTGGCGCAAGAAGTAGCGCAAGAGAAGGAAGGAACCTTACGGTACGAAGTGACCTTGCTCCAAGAACAGATGGAACAGGGAAGTAGACTAAGGGATCAGGAAATATtggttttaaaaaatgaaattagtGGATTAAG GATGCAATTAGATAAATATATACGTGATAATCGATCTCTTGCCGAGAGAGAAGAGAAGCTCGAACGTTTAGAAAAACACTTGGATGCCGTTTTGAAAGAAAATAAAGAAGCTGAATTAAAGGTGGCCGAATTACGGCAACGGGTTACCAGCCTTCAACAGGAACTAGACACTAGCGAAGCGGTTCAGAAAGACTTTGTTAGGCTATCACAATCGTTGCAG GTACAATTAGAAAGAATTAGACAAGCTGGTAGTGAAGTAAGATGGCAACACGAGGAGGATGTAGAGGAATGCCCTAGCTGTCATACTGCTTTCACGGTTACAAGGAAGAAG ATGCATTGCCGTCATTGTGGCCATATATTTTGCCAGTCTTGCCTTTCACATGTTGTGAAAAGTGGACCGAAACAAAGACCATCCAGAGTCTGTGATGTTTGCCATACTTTATTGGTGCAAGATACAGCACCCTATTTTAGCCAAGAACCACCACACACACCTGATTAA
- the Rbpn-5 gene encoding rab GTPase-binding effector protein rabaptin-5 isoform X1, which produces MENHTQDNTISMNGSEDLQEKINSLESENIKMREEFNVQRAKMKELFLQKEEELKKRLQDNTSLQKENAKLKNELDEAKSQLVVADLKIQNDILIEKRKAQEEIASLQRVIHETVEESSCSRKQLDAEVGKLKMTLSKLQEENALLKSQLPKDPPLDGPQISLSAVTKTIARKVVSQLGADALSLAPDNLEESMRKVKRYAQEDAEVLRSLVVPLEEEIKALKEKLRATDDELQKCKEAQLPKKPQEVGTSEPTCDMCANYEAQLVKMQAAAKDLEKQLLDSERMLQVQKEDLAKEVDFRKEMEEKWNEKKEEHKIKVAELTTTSQTLQQTLTDLKKTFEQVLRNVKDELVKLTRGREEVQRHLVALQKENENLVGKHSKHSQQLQSESINMPNNVEELHVSLLKMREDLITAKVAQEVAQEKEGTLRYEVTLLQEQMEQGSRLRDQEILVLKNEISGLRMQLDKYIRDNRSLAEREEKLERLEKHLDAVLKENKEAELKVAELRQRVTSLQQELDTSEAVQKDFVRLSQSLQVQLERIRQAGSEVRWQHEEDVEECPSCHTAFTVTRKKMHCRHCGHIFCQSCLSHVVKSGPKQRPSRVCDVCHTLLVQDTAPYFSQEPPHTPD; this is translated from the exons ATGGAAAACCATACGCAGGATAATACGATCAGCATGAACGGAAGCG AGGATCTGCAGGAAAAGATAAATAGCCTGGAGTCGGAGAATATTAAGATGCGCGAGGAGTTCAATGTCCAGAGAGCCAAAATGAAGGAACTGTTTCTCCAGAAAGAAG AAGAGCTGAAGAAAAGATTACAGGATAATACGAGTTTACAAAAGGAGAACGCCAAGTTAAAGAATGAGTTGGATGAGGCGAAGAGTCAACTGGTCGTTGCGGATTTAAAGATACAAAATGATATACTTATCGAGAAGAGAAAGGCGCAGGAAGAAATAGCATCCTTGCAAAGGGTTATACACGAAACAGTGGAGGAGTCTTCGTGTTCTCGCAAGCAATTAGACGCAGAGGTGGGAAAACTGAAGATGACTCTGTCCAAGTTACAGGAGGAGAACGCGTTGTTAAAATCACAGCTACCGAAAGATCCGCCTTTAGATGGTCCGCAGATATCTCTTTCAGCAGTAACAAAAACGATAGCCAGAAAAGTTGTTTCGCAGCTAGGCGCCGACGCTTTGTCTTTAGCTCCTGATAATCTCGAGGAGAGCATGAGGAAGGTAAAAAGATAT GCACAGGAAGATGCGGAAGTTTTACGTTCGCTGGTAGTGCCGCTTGAGGAAGAGATAAAAGCATTGAAGGAGAAACTGAGAGCGACTGATGACGAATTACAGAAATGTAAAGAGGCACAGTTGCCGAAAAAACCGCAGGAAGTGGGCACCTCTGAACCAACATGTGATATGTGCGCAAATTATGAAGCACAATTAGTTAAAATGCAGGCAGCTGCTAAAGATTTAGAGAAGCAGCTATTAGACTCCGAGCGGATGTTGCAAGTGCAGAAAGAGGATTTAGCTAAGGAGGTAGACTTTCGTAAAGAAATGGAGGAGAAGTGGAACGAGAAGAAAGAGGAGCATAAAATCAAAGTCGCAGAGCTCACTACTACTTCGCAAACGTTGCAACAAACATTGACTGATCTGAAAAAAACCTTCGAGCAAGTTCTAAGGAATGTGAAAGACGAACTTGTGAAATTAACGCGAGGCCGCGAAGAAGTACAAAGGCACCTTGTCGC ACTGCAAAAGGAAAATGAGAATCTTGTCGGTAAACATAGTAAGCACTCCCAGCAACTACAGAGTGAAAGTATCAATATGCCGAACAATGTTGAGGAATTGCACGTTAGCCTTTTAAAAATGCGAGAAGACTTGATTACCGCTAAGGTGGCGCAAGAAGTAGCGCAAGAGAAGGAAGGAACCTTACGGTACGAAGTGACCTTGCTCCAAGAACAGATGGAACAGGGAAGTAGACTAAGGGATCAGGAAATATtggttttaaaaaatgaaattagtGGATTAAG GATGCAATTAGATAAATATATACGTGATAATCGATCTCTTGCCGAGAGAGAAGAGAAGCTCGAACGTTTAGAAAAACACTTGGATGCCGTTTTGAAAGAAAATAAAGAAGCTGAATTAAAGGTGGCCGAATTACGGCAACGGGTTACCAGCCTTCAACAGGAACTAGACACTAGCGAAGCGGTTCAGAAAGACTTTGTTAGGCTATCACAATCGTTGCAG GTACAATTAGAAAGAATTAGACAAGCTGGTAGTGAAGTAAGATGGCAACACGAGGAGGATGTAGAGGAATGCCCTAGCTGTCATACTGCTTTCACGGTTACAAGGAAGAAG ATGCATTGCCGTCATTGTGGCCATATATTTTGCCAGTCTTGCCTTTCACATGTTGTGAAAAGTGGACCGAAACAAAGACCATCCAGAGTCTGTGATGTTTGCCATACTTTATTGGTGCAAGATACAGCACCCTATTTTAGCCAAGAACCACCACACACACCTGATTAA
- the LOC143426882 gene encoding zinc finger FYVE domain-containing protein 1 isoform X2 produces MSVLWRERKLEATDPAIMKSLDSMCICNRDIHCSSHDSIAANANSENGIRVKCQCKKSRSFLLIDGQEYLRVSSAEQFVEKLNCSDKDPKVKVVSIFGNTGDGKSHTLNKTFFKGEEVFKTSNDQHSCTLGVWAAFDPALNVICLDTEGLLGVTSYENERTRLLLKVLAVSDIVVYRTQSEKLTRDLFTFLGTASRAYSHHFQAALRAVGQREGIQDSLSALGPSIIVLHETRYTKPLTNNGLENAEDILRTRFAQMKLETEAFSSIKYVGIQTTKSTTDYEPLQSAIKKELYNNSVRSARKPHLVYNTLKVLNEKFSGVMENFSNILFPDQYFTCPVKCLSCGSRCSNSMGHLLEGHPHSSSSSNGNEVKVTKRIQTQNDDSWYGLVKYAWSGHVIECPHCGEIYRSRQYWYGNKDPEDTAVRTEITHVWNTANNSMTTQNTAQRVIDGVSYITEAVTNVSLQPTKVLSAWVADQIAPSYWRPNNEIKYCHKCKTSFGPTDTKHHCRACGEGFCEHCSSRTKCVPSRNWHTPVRVCDICYNKDEPTEPSEDVNARKVSEQVVSTLSAVGSVLNYSKSLIKDTVRPSYWVPDSEVVNCCICYQNFSVSLPLHHCRDCGRGVCHDCSQHRKPVPHRGWDKPVRICDSCVKIA; encoded by the exons ATGAGCGTATTATGGAGGGAAAGGAAATTGGAAGCGACTGACCCGGCTATCATGAAGAGTTTGGACAGTATGTGCATCTGCAACAGGGACATACACTGTTCCAGCCACGATTCTATCGCTGCAAATGCAAACTCAGAAAATGGGATACGCGTGAAATGCCAGTGCAAGAAGTCCAGAAGTTTCCTGTTGATAGACGGTCAAGAATATCTTAGAGTTTCAAGTGCGGAACAATTTGTGGAGAAATTGAATTGCAGTGATAAAGATCCGAAAGTGAAAGTGGTATCAATTTTTGGGAACACCGGAGATGGCAAGAGTCATACATTAAATAAGACATTCTTTAAAGGAGAGGAAGTTTTTAAGACCTCAAATGATCAACATTCGTGTACATTAGGTGTATGGGCTGCATTTGATCCAGCCCTTAATGTGATATGTTTAGATACAGAAGGTTTATTAG GTGTTACCTCTTATGAAAATGAACGTACAAGACTGCTGCTTAAAGTCCTCGCTGTATCTGATATTGTTGTGTACAGGACACAGTCCGAGAAATTAACTAGAGATTTATTTACGTTCCTTGGCACTGCTTCAAGAGCATACAGCCATCATTTTCAAGCAGCCCTACGAGCAGTAGGACAGAGGGAAGGAATTCAGGACTCCTTAAGTGCCCTGGGACCAAGCATTATAGTATTACATGAGACTAGATACACCAAACCTTTGACCAATA ATGGATTAGAAAATGCAGAAGACATTCTTAGAACACGGTTCGCTCAAATGAAACTCGAAACCGAAGCATTTAGTTCGATAAAATATGTCGGTATACAAACGACAAAGTCCACAACCGACTATGAACCTTTACAGTCTGCTATTAAGAAAGAATTGTATAACAACAGTGTACGATCAGCCAGGAAACCACACTTGGTTTACAATACGTTAAAAGTTTTGAATGAGAAATTTTCAGGAGTGATGGAGAACTTTTCCAACATTTTATTTCCTGATCAATATTTTACCTGCCCTGTTAAGTGTCTCAGCTGTGGATCCAGATGCAGCAACAGTATGGGACATCTTTTGGAGGGTCATCCGCATAGTAGCAGTAGCAG CAATGGAAACGAAGTAAAAGTTACAAAACGAATTCAAACACAAAACGATGATAGCTGGTATGGTTTAGTTAAATATGCGTGGTCGGGACATGTGATAGAATGTCCACACTGCGGAGAAATATACAGAAGCCGTCAGTATTGGTATGGTAACAAAGATCCAGAAGATACTGCAGTTCGTACAGAGATTACACACGTATGGAACACG GCAAATAATTCGATGACGACTCAGAATACAGCACAAAGAGTAATCGACGGTGTATCATACATTACCGAAGCTGTAACTAATGTCTCTTTGCAACCGACAAAGGTACTCTCGGCATGGGTCGCGGATCAAATAGCTCCGTCATATTGGAGACCaaataatgaaataaaatacTGCCACAAATGTAAAACATCGTTTGGACCGACCGATACGAAACACCATTGTCGAGCATGCGGTGAAGGTTTCTGTGAACACTGCTCGTCGAGAACGAAATGCGTTCCGTCTAGAAATTGGCATACACCTGTACGAGTATGCGATATTTGTTATAACAAGGACGAACCCACTGAACCGTCGGAGGATGTAAACGCCAGAAAAGTATCTGAACAAGTGGTGTCCACCCTAAGTGCAGTTGGTAGCGTCTTAAATTATTCGAAAT CACTTATCAAAGATACGGTTCGACCATCTTATTGGGTCCCCGATTCGGAGGTTGTCAACTGTTGCATATGTTATCAAAACTTTTCCGTATCACTTCCTCTACATCATTGTAGAGATTGTGGTCGTGGAGTGTGTCATGATTGCTCGCAACATCGCAAGCCTGTACCGCATAGAGGATGGGATAAGCCAGTTCGTATTTGCGATTCCTGTGTAAAAATCGCCTAA
- the LOC143426882 gene encoding zinc finger FYVE domain-containing protein 1 isoform X1, which yields MSVLWRERKLEATDPAIMKSLDSMCICNRDIHCSSHDSIAANANSENGIRVKCQCKKSRSFLLIDGQEYLRVSSAEQFVEKLNCSDKDPKVKVVSIFGNTGDGKSHTLNKTFFKGEEVFKTSNDQHSCTLGVWAAFDPALNVICLDTEGLLGVTSYENERTRLLLKVLAVSDIVVYRTQSEKLTRDLFTFLGTASRAYSHHFQAALRAVGQREGIQDSLSALGPSIIVLHETRYTKPLTNNGLENAEDILRTRFAQMKLETEAFSSIKYVGIQTTKSTTDYEPLQSAIKKELYNNSVRSARKPHLVYNTLKVLNEKFSGVMENFSNILFPDQYFTCPVKCLSCGSRCSNSMGHLLEGHPHSSSSRCRYQHQYENVVYICKKCYSNGNEVKVTKRIQTQNDDSWYGLVKYAWSGHVIECPHCGEIYRSRQYWYGNKDPEDTAVRTEITHVWNTANNSMTTQNTAQRVIDGVSYITEAVTNVSLQPTKVLSAWVADQIAPSYWRPNNEIKYCHKCKTSFGPTDTKHHCRACGEGFCEHCSSRTKCVPSRNWHTPVRVCDICYNKDEPTEPSEDVNARKVSEQVVSTLSAVGSVLNYSKSLIKDTVRPSYWVPDSEVVNCCICYQNFSVSLPLHHCRDCGRGVCHDCSQHRKPVPHRGWDKPVRICDSCVKIA from the exons ATGAGCGTATTATGGAGGGAAAGGAAATTGGAAGCGACTGACCCGGCTATCATGAAGAGTTTGGACAGTATGTGCATCTGCAACAGGGACATACACTGTTCCAGCCACGATTCTATCGCTGCAAATGCAAACTCAGAAAATGGGATACGCGTGAAATGCCAGTGCAAGAAGTCCAGAAGTTTCCTGTTGATAGACGGTCAAGAATATCTTAGAGTTTCAAGTGCGGAACAATTTGTGGAGAAATTGAATTGCAGTGATAAAGATCCGAAAGTGAAAGTGGTATCAATTTTTGGGAACACCGGAGATGGCAAGAGTCATACATTAAATAAGACATTCTTTAAAGGAGAGGAAGTTTTTAAGACCTCAAATGATCAACATTCGTGTACATTAGGTGTATGGGCTGCATTTGATCCAGCCCTTAATGTGATATGTTTAGATACAGAAGGTTTATTAG GTGTTACCTCTTATGAAAATGAACGTACAAGACTGCTGCTTAAAGTCCTCGCTGTATCTGATATTGTTGTGTACAGGACACAGTCCGAGAAATTAACTAGAGATTTATTTACGTTCCTTGGCACTGCTTCAAGAGCATACAGCCATCATTTTCAAGCAGCCCTACGAGCAGTAGGACAGAGGGAAGGAATTCAGGACTCCTTAAGTGCCCTGGGACCAAGCATTATAGTATTACATGAGACTAGATACACCAAACCTTTGACCAATA ATGGATTAGAAAATGCAGAAGACATTCTTAGAACACGGTTCGCTCAAATGAAACTCGAAACCGAAGCATTTAGTTCGATAAAATATGTCGGTATACAAACGACAAAGTCCACAACCGACTATGAACCTTTACAGTCTGCTATTAAGAAAGAATTGTATAACAACAGTGTACGATCAGCCAGGAAACCACACTTGGTTTACAATACGTTAAAAGTTTTGAATGAGAAATTTTCAGGAGTGATGGAGAACTTTTCCAACATTTTATTTCCTGATCAATATTTTACCTGCCCTGTTAAGTGTCTCAGCTGTGGATCCAGATGCAGCAACAGTATGGGACATCTTTTGGAGGGTCATCCGCATAGTAGCAGTAGCAG GTGTCGATATCAACATCAGTATGAAAacgtagtatatatatgtaaaaaATGTTATAGCAATGGAAACGAAGTAAAAGTTACAAAACGAATTCAAACACAAAACGATGATAGCTGGTATGGTTTAGTTAAATATGCGTGGTCGGGACATGTGATAGAATGTCCACACTGCGGAGAAATATACAGAAGCCGTCAGTATTGGTATGGTAACAAAGATCCAGAAGATACTGCAGTTCGTACAGAGATTACACACGTATGGAACACG GCAAATAATTCGATGACGACTCAGAATACAGCACAAAGAGTAATCGACGGTGTATCATACATTACCGAAGCTGTAACTAATGTCTCTTTGCAACCGACAAAGGTACTCTCGGCATGGGTCGCGGATCAAATAGCTCCGTCATATTGGAGACCaaataatgaaataaaatacTGCCACAAATGTAAAACATCGTTTGGACCGACCGATACGAAACACCATTGTCGAGCATGCGGTGAAGGTTTCTGTGAACACTGCTCGTCGAGAACGAAATGCGTTCCGTCTAGAAATTGGCATACACCTGTACGAGTATGCGATATTTGTTATAACAAGGACGAACCCACTGAACCGTCGGAGGATGTAAACGCCAGAAAAGTATCTGAACAAGTGGTGTCCACCCTAAGTGCAGTTGGTAGCGTCTTAAATTATTCGAAAT CACTTATCAAAGATACGGTTCGACCATCTTATTGGGTCCCCGATTCGGAGGTTGTCAACTGTTGCATATGTTATCAAAACTTTTCCGTATCACTTCCTCTACATCATTGTAGAGATTGTGGTCGTGGAGTGTGTCATGATTGCTCGCAACATCGCAAGCCTGTACCGCATAGAGGATGGGATAAGCCAGTTCGTATTTGCGATTCCTGTGTAAAAATCGCCTAA